In Podospora pseudocomata strain CBS 415.72m chromosome 4, whole genome shotgun sequence, the genomic stretch GGTATAGTTGCCGAACAGACCACGTACAAGACTCTACTACCAGGTCCATATTGACCAGAGACGGGCCATGAACACACCACCTTGGTGGGGGTGTTTACTGCAGCTGCAAGTGCTGGCAGCACAACGTCAGCGGTGCTATTGCGGGCAACAAGGTCATAGGCGCGTGAAAGTGGCGGAAGCgcgggcatgtccttgcagTGCCGGAAAAATAAGCTCGTCTAAGAGAAGCGAAACATCAAGGCAGATCAAGAGCGGCTGAAATGGCAAAGGAGATAGAATAAAAAGAAGACGCAAGATGATAGCGCCATCCGGGGAAACGTGTGCGCTTGTTATgcaggtggtgttgacagAGCCTCATGGTCGAAATGTCGGACTTGACTCCTTTAAGGACATCGGTgaatcagaagaggaagtcGGCAGCAGACAGGGCGGGGGAACAGGATCGTGTGTGCCGCTGTCTCGGTGTGGTAGCACAATATAGCATCGCAGCGTCATATCGCGATGCGCCTGCTATTCTCGCAAAGCAGGGCTGTCTGGTTCCTCACGTGTCCTCATGCCAGTTTGGGCTTGTGCCTATGAGAGGACGAGCCAGTCAATATCTCCATGTGGCCGTGCCCGAAGATCACTGAATGAATGTACATATGGTATTGTGGGGGCTCGAGATAGTTGCTGGAAAGGATTGCCCCGCATGGTGGCTGTGCCTACATTAGCGTTCCTGGTCAATCGGTTCCCAATGTGGCATTCGGCGATGCTTCCAGGTTGATTCTCGGTCTCTTTTGTGGGCGGTGTCGGAAAAGACGAGGTCAGAAGCCACTGGGTGACTGGTAGTTGCAATCTCACAGGGCTAAGCCAGCGCCAAGCCGATTTCTAGCGGGCGAATAAAATATCAGCCACTCAACTTTCCACGTGCCTCcactctccaccgccccgcAGACAAACCTCGACCCTGAGCCTCTTGCTATCACAAGATATGTTCGATATGTTCCTTGATCTTCTATGATTGATCCTGATCTTCTTTCTGCCATTTTGGCATGCCGCAAGTGTCGTGACCGTTGAACCCATTGCGCTGGCAACATGGCAACCACGACGGACTCGAGTAGCGGCAACCGTGACATCAGTGAATGGCGGTCAATTGTCACACTCATTGTGTTCGTCATTACCAGTAAGTGTATATACCGTTCATAGTATTCTGGCAAGGGCACCAGCTAACTCAACTCTAAATAGATGTTGTGGTTCTATTTCCGTTTCATATTCCCTTCTGCATTCCTCGGTGGCTTTACAACGGTTTTCTAGGGGCGCTAAGCTCCATGCGCATCATCTCGCCCCGCAACAAGACTCAGGGGACAAGCTCACCATGGGTGCGGTTACGGTTGTCAATGAATATTGTGACGGCACCCGTGTTTGCCGATCTTTTTCTGCTGGCCATAAAAGCCATCGGTGgcaaggaggtcaaggatgGAACCGTTGGAGCGGACCATATCCACCCTATCGATATCATGGTCTTTTTCATCACCCTCGCCTATATCGCCATATCCATCGACGCATCAGGGCTTATTCGATATCTGGCCTTCAGGGTGCTGCAATGGGGCGGGAAGGTCGGACATCGCCTGTTCTTCTACCTCTacctcttctttttcggcATAGGCAGCTTTGTTGGCAACGATCCCATCATCTTGTCTGGGACAGCTTTCTTGGCCTACATGACGCGCGTTTCGAGCAACATTGTTCACCCTAGGGCCTGGATATATACTCAGTTTGCCGTGGCCAATATTGCCTCTGCTATCCTCGTGTCGTCCAATCCGACGAATTTGGTCTTGGCTGGCGCTTTCAAAATACGCTTCATCGACTACACAGCCAATATGGTGGTCCCTGTGATCATCACAGCTATCGtgctcttccccttcctgtTGTATATCGTCTTCGCTAGCGAATCTCTGATCCCTGTCGAGATCAAAATGCACGAGCTTCCGGAAGATGCAAGGGGCAAAAAGCCAGTAAACCCCAACATTCCCAATGCGAGGGGAACGGCAGAACAACAGGAGGATGAGCCAGGGGAGCAAGGAAAGCTTTTGTCTCTGGAAGAGATCATGAATCCTTTTCTTGACAAGCGTGGTGCGGGATTCGGGGCAGCCATCATGGCATTGGCTCTGGTCTCAGTTTTGTCTCTTAATGCTGCGTCACAAAACCTTCCAGAGGACGTCGTCCTGCAAGTATACTGGGTGACATTACCAGCGGCTTTCATCATGCTCGTGTGGGACTTGGCATTTGGCTGGCTTCATCGCCATGAAACACGTGAGATTGCTCAGGAAGGTCGAAAACAAgttgaagaagcaaaagCGGAGCAGGCACGTCTTCAGAGGGAAGAACTGGAACTCGCCGCTTCCCAGGGAGGGGATCAAGTGGTAAGCGTCACCGGGAACGACGTTTCCGGCATTGGAAGTGATTCAGAAATCGTCAAATGCCAAAGCACTACAATcgatgagaagaaggaagctTCTCTGGAGAAAGATACACCACCGACCGAAGCCGcgaccaagaccaacaaTTCAGACCAACGAACACTTTCGTCAGTTGCCAGAGATGCATACAGATGGTCACAAGAGACCTTCCCCACCGCTACCGCGGTTCTCTCTCACCTACCCTATGCGTTGATCCCTTTTGCATTTGCAATGTTCATTCTGGTTCAAGCGCTGGTCACGAAAGGTTGGGTAGAGGTCTTCGCCAAGGGATGGGATCACTGGGTGAACAAGACCGGAACAGTTGGTGCCATAGGAGGCATGGGCTTTCTCTCGGTCATTCTCTGCAACGTATGTGATTACCTGCTTAGCTGCAATTTCGCTTTGCTTTACTGACTTGAAATCCAACAGTTTTCGGGTACCAACATTGGAACTACCATCTTATTATCACGCATTATTCAATCATGGCTCAGGCTTCATGATGCCAGCGGGATTCCTATCAGTGAACGAACGTACTACGCTACGATCTACAGCATGGCCCTTGGCGTTAATTACGGGGCTTTCAGCACGGCCATCAGTGCCTCTCTCGCCGGGTTACTCTGGCGTGATATTCTAGCCAAGAAGCATATTCACGTCAGGCGACTTGACTTTGCGCGAGTAAATCTTCCGATCATTGCGATTGCCATGAGTGTGGGCTGTGCCGTCCTGATTGGTGAGATATACATTATCAGGAGTGACCGGCCTTTTGACATAGTACCAGTTCTTGAGGAGTAGCATCATAGACATTCGCATTTTCGATAGACTAATAGCATTATTGCATTCGGTTGTTTACCTGCCTAGCGTTGCTAGCCCTAGCGGTTATTGGGGGTAGTCACTCCGGCCCGTTCCCCATGCAGATGCAAGAGAATCAGGGAAACTGACTCAGCTAACTGCAGATAAGAATTTTTTCTTTCAAGCCTACTCGCCATCGCATTCTCGTCGTTCTTTTCTTGATTAGGTGCCTCATCGGTTTCGAAGGGCTGCTTATCTCGCTCTTTCATGCACATCAGCCTCGCACTCGTGCTTATCGTCTCACGAACCAGAAATATCTCACCACCTGACTCCCTTCACTCAGCATCTTCTTTCCACTAAAATATGTATCCGTCTCAATTGCACTGACTTGACAACCGCCCTATACAATCATCTCAGTCAAAATGTCCCGGCCCCGATAcccctttttgtttttcgTCCTTGGCTTGCTATTGTTCCCTGGCTCTTCACTTCAGAACAGCAGCCCAAGATCAACCACTAGCCAACCAAAGATAATCCTCGACAACGACTGGAACCCCACTGCGTTCATCGCTTTCCTGCTCCCTTTATACTACAACTACACTGTCCTCGGCTTAGCCTCCGACACAGCCAACTCCTGGGCACTCCAAACCGGCCTTCACGCTCTCGCCTCTCTCGAGATTGCCTCCTTGTCGTCTTGCATCCCTGTTTACAAGGGGTCTGACTACCCGCTTCTGCAAACAGCACATACCTTTCAAACCTATGAGCTCCTCCACGGTGAGCTACCGTGGAAGGGTGTCTTTGCGAAGGAGAACACCACCAATGAGAAATTGGGAAATGATCCTACCTCCGGTGACCCACGAAGAGTGGTGAAAGAAGCTTTTACTACCAAGGGATATTATGGATACCCCAATGTGAGCTTCGCCGAGGGCTCAGCAGCGGAGTTTATGGTCAAGGCCGTGAGGGAGAATCCAGGGCAGGTAAGCATATTCTCGGCAGGGGCCCTGACGAATGTCGCGCTGGCAGTGAGGCTTGACGAGGACTTCGCGAAGAACACAGCTGGGTTGTATATCATGGGAGGGTATGTGGACAGGTTCATGGAGCAGGCTATAGGGGATGTGTTGAGGGCGGACTTGGTCTCGGATGTGAGTTAAGTGCTGAAACATGTTAGATAGACTAAGACTTGACACTGACATGCTGCGGGTGGGGGATAGATCAACTTTATCGTTGACCCTGAAGCAACCAAGATTGCGCTTACGGCTGACTTTCCGAATATCACGCTTGTGGCTAATTCTGCTAATGGGGTGATACCGAATCAGGCGTTTCTTAATGAGTTGGTGGCGGTGAATGACAACCCTTTGAGTAGATTGGTCAGGGCGAACCAGCCTACTTATCTGCCGTTTTGGGATGAGACTGCCGCGGCTGTGATGGTTGATCGTGAGGCGGTTGTGttggatgaggttgaaggtACGGTTTCCCAATCCATTTTTGGAAAGAACAAGGGTTTGCTGATTCGGCGATAGTTTATGTTGATGTCGATACATCGTACCACTCGCCCTTTTACGGGTATATCCGCCCGTACCAGGCAGCACTGATGCCGCCTGGGTTGAGAAAGGTCAAGTACATCAACGCGGTTAACAATACGAAGGTCgccgagatgatcaagacTGTTGTTCAGTTTCCGCCAAAAGGCTGTGCCGATCTTCATGGATGAGGGGCGGATAACCAGGCTTGAGGGATGCTTTAGTCAAGAACTTCATAAGCTCCACGATAACCCAATGCATTAATTGGTAGCACCTTCCTTGATTTGTTCCATCCTGTTGACAATTACTGTCGGGGCAGGCACCAACTGGCCCCCACATGTCGCCAGGCCAGCATCCAGAACATGGAAGGTCATCGATTGGGGGTTAAGGTTTGATAACCGCCAAACCCATCAATCAAACCTCTTTGCCTCTGGTAGCAATCTACAATTTTGTTAAAATGCGAATCGTCCAATTGGTGGTAGCCGTGAATAGGGACAGCGCCGCACCAGCCCGAACCTGCGCCCACAACAAGTGCGATGAGCATCAATATCCAATCCGAAGATATCACAAGGTCTGAGTATTCCCCTTTAGAGTAGAACCTAGTCAGAATATTGTTAGCTCTTGCAAGTTGCAAAGACGGAAGAATGACGAGAGCGAAATGATCATACTCGGCTAGAGAGCTCATCAGCATTTCAAAGGGCTCGTCGTCCCTGGGAGGCGCTGCCTGGGTCCCCAAGAGGGAGAACCCTCATGGCATTGTccgtgttgatgttgtcgtctGCACGTAAGGGACGTAGACGGTGTGACGGCTCGATGTCTCGGGGTGCTGCTCCAGCACTCTTGCACTCTCAAAGCACCGATCGCACTGCTTACAGTAACCCATCTAGCCAGATTTATAGAACACTCTCAATCGTCTGCATCACACCCGCTTTGCTATTGTGGTCATTCCGCATTTGTCTCTGTTGCGACCTGACTCTTGCCTGACACCTCAGCCAGCTGGGCCCAACTTGAAGTACTACCTAGAACCCAAAATAATAACCCCTCCACAAATATACGCCCCCGCCGCACTCGTTGATGCACAAATTACCGCTCCGGTTGTCTCCACGCTACCCGACGGCACCCGCGAATACCCACTCCGGACTTACTCCTACTCCACGACCGCTCCTTTCCAAAGCGC encodes the following:
- a CDS encoding hypothetical protein (COG:U; EggNog:ENOG503NXAA); this translates as MATTTDSSSGNRDISEWRSIVTLIVFVITNVVVLFPFHIPFCIPRWLYNGFLGALSSMRIISPRNKTQGTSSPWVRLRLSMNIVTAPVFADLFLLAIKAIGGKEVKDGTVGADHIHPIDIMVFFITLAYIAISIDASGLIRYLAFRVLQWGGKVGHRLFFYLYLFFFGIGSFVGNDPIILSGTAFLAYMTRVSSNIVHPRAWIYTQFAVANIASAILVSSNPTNLVLAGAFKIRFIDYTANMVVPVIITAIVLFPFLLYIVFASESLIPVEIKMHELPEDARGKKPVNPNIPNARGTAEQQEDEPGEQGKLLSLEEIMNPFLDKRGAGFGAAIMALALVSVLSLNAASQNLPEDVVLQVYWVTLPAAFIMLVWDLAFGWLHRHETREIAQEGRKQVEEAKAEQARLQREELELAASQGGDQVVSVTGNDVSGIGSDSEIVKCQSTTIDEKKEASLEKDTPPTEAATKTNNSDQRTLSSVARDAYRWSQETFPTATAVLSHLPYALIPFAFAMFILVQALVTKGWVEVFAKGWDHWVNKTGTVGAIGGMGFLSVILCNFSGTNIGTTILLSRIIQSWLRLHDASGIPISERTYYATIYSMALGVNYGAFSTAISASLAGLLWRDILAKKHIHVRRLDFARVNLPIIAIAMSVGCAVLIGEIYIIRSDRPFDIVPVLEE
- a CDS encoding hypothetical protein (EggNog:ENOG503NXKM; COG:G) gives rise to the protein MSRPRYPFLFFVLGLLLFPGSSLQNSSPRSTTSQPKIILDNDWNPTAFIAFLLPLYYNYTVLGLASDTANSWALQTGLHALASLEIASLSSCIPVYKGSDYPLLQTAHTFQTYELLHGELPWKGVFAKENTTNEKLGNDPTSGDPRRVVKEAFTTKGYYGYPNVSFAEGSAAEFMVKAVRENPGQVSIFSAGALTNVALAVRLDEDFAKNTAGLYIMGGYVDRFMEQAIGDVLRADLVSDINFIVDPEATKIALTADFPNITLVANSANGVIPNQAFLNELVAVNDNPLSRLVRANQPTYLPFWDETAAAVMVDREAVVLDEVEVYVDVDTSYHSPFYGYIRPYQAALMPPGLRKVKYINAVNNTKVAEMIKTVVQFPPKGCADLHG